From a region of the Mycolicibacterium sp. MU0050 genome:
- the era gene encoding GTPase Era has protein sequence MTSKAETEFRSGFVCLVGRPNTGKSTLTNALVGSKVAITSNRPQTTRHTIRGIVHRPDFQIVLVDTPGLHRPRTLLGQRLNDLVRDTYSEVDVIGLCIPADEAIGPGDRWIFQQIREVAARTTLIVIVTKIDKVPKERVAAQLVAVDQEFGEHAREIIPVSAVAGTQVEELIGVLVGHLPPGPAFYPDGELTDEPEEVLMAELIREAALEGVRDELPHSLAVVIDEVEERPDRPADDPLIDVRALLYVERDSQKGIVIGKGGARLREVGTAARTQIEKLLGTKVYLELRVKVAKNWQRDPKQLGRLGF, from the coding sequence GTGACGTCAAAGGCTGAGACGGAGTTCCGTTCGGGCTTCGTCTGTCTGGTGGGCCGGCCCAACACCGGGAAATCCACGCTCACCAACGCGCTGGTGGGCAGCAAGGTCGCGATCACCTCGAACCGGCCCCAGACCACCCGGCACACCATCCGGGGCATCGTGCACCGGCCGGACTTCCAGATCGTCCTGGTGGACACCCCCGGGCTGCACCGCCCGCGCACGCTGCTGGGGCAACGCCTCAACGACCTGGTGCGCGACACCTACAGCGAGGTCGACGTCATCGGCCTGTGCATCCCGGCCGACGAGGCGATCGGACCGGGGGACCGCTGGATCTTCCAGCAGATCCGCGAGGTGGCCGCACGGACCACGCTGATTGTCATCGTCACCAAGATCGACAAGGTGCCCAAGGAGCGCGTCGCGGCCCAATTGGTGGCGGTCGACCAGGAATTCGGCGAGCACGCCCGGGAAATCATCCCGGTTTCCGCGGTCGCGGGCACCCAGGTCGAGGAACTGATCGGCGTGCTCGTCGGGCACCTGCCGCCGGGACCGGCGTTCTATCCCGACGGGGAGCTCACTGACGAGCCCGAGGAAGTCCTGATGGCCGAGCTGATCCGGGAGGCCGCGCTGGAGGGGGTGCGCGACGAACTGCCGCATTCGCTGGCCGTGGTCATCGACGAGGTCGAGGAGCGCCCCGACCGTCCCGCCGACGACCCGCTGATCGACGTGCGCGCCCTGCTGTACGTGGAGCGGGACAGCCAGAAGGGCATCGTCATCGGTAAGGGCGGGGCCCGCCTGCGTGAGGTCGGCACCGCCGCGCGCACCCAGATCGAGAAGCTGCTGGGCACCAAGGTCTATCTGGAGCTGCGGGTCAAGGTGGCCAAGAATTGGCAGCGTGACCCCAAACAGCTTGGCCGACTGGGGTTCTGA
- a CDS encoding MbtH family protein: MSTNPFDDDNGTFYVLVNDEDQHSLWPAFADVPAGWQNVFGAASRSDCLAYIEANWTDIRPRSLREAIG, encoded by the coding sequence ATGAGCACCAACCCCTTCGATGACGACAACGGCACCTTCTACGTGCTGGTGAACGACGAGGATCAGCACAGCCTGTGGCCGGCGTTCGCCGATGTGCCGGCGGGGTGGCAGAACGTCTTCGGTGCGGCCTCGCGCTCCGATTGCCTGGCCTACATCGAGGCGAACTGGACCGACATCCGCCCGCGCAGCCTGCGCGAGGCCATCGGCTAG
- a CDS encoding CAP domain-containing protein, with protein MRRTTRRAAITLAVTALGAGAVLAAPTAAADNKRLNESIVANVHTVMMRAGCADDYDIEPMVRVNPKLRLAAQWHANDVLHNRALDGDIGSDGSTVADRARAAGYEGEVAETVAINPALSINAVEVMNQWWYRPDYHATMAHCGNMHIGVWSENSLDRSVLVAVYGRGDGAEPAAVPPRQFG; from the coding sequence ATGAGACGGACCACACGCCGGGCCGCGATCACGCTGGCGGTCACAGCACTGGGCGCGGGCGCGGTACTGGCCGCCCCCACCGCGGCCGCCGACAACAAGCGGCTCAACGAGAGCATCGTGGCCAACGTGCACACCGTGATGATGCGGGCCGGCTGCGCCGACGATTACGACATCGAGCCGATGGTGCGGGTGAACCCCAAGTTGCGGTTGGCCGCCCAATGGCACGCCAACGACGTGCTGCACAACCGCGCCCTCGACGGCGACATCGGCTCCGACGGGTCCACCGTCGCCGACCGCGCCCGCGCGGCCGGCTACGAGGGCGAGGTCGCCGAGACCGTCGCGATCAACCCCGCGCTGTCCATCAACGCCGTCGAGGTCATGAACCAGTGGTGGTACCGGCCCGACTATCACGCCACCATGGCCCACTGCGGCAACATGCACATCGGGGTGTGGTCGGAGAACAGCCTGGACCGCAGCGTGCTGGTGGCCGTGTACGGCCGCGGCGACGGCGCCGAACCGGCCGCCGTACCGCCGCGGCAGTTCGGGTGA
- a CDS encoding 16S rRNA (uracil(1498)-N(3))-methyltransferase: MSHALFYVAEVPDVGGLAVVDGDEGFHAATVRRLRPGEPVVLSDGAGELADCVVAGAGKRELTAEVLARRSVRPARPSVTVVQAIPKAERSELAVELATEAGADEVLAWQAARCVARWDSARADKGLRRWRAVARSAARQSRRAFIPAVSGPLGTPDVVARAAACDVVLALHESASAALTELTELPLAQANSIMLVVGPEGGITDAEIATLTDAGAHAVRLGPTVLRTSTAAAVALGALGVLTPRWS; this comes from the coding sequence ATTTCGCACGCGCTGTTCTACGTTGCCGAGGTCCCCGACGTCGGGGGACTGGCCGTCGTCGACGGCGACGAGGGGTTCCACGCCGCCACCGTGCGGCGGTTGCGTCCCGGGGAACCCGTCGTGCTCTCCGACGGCGCCGGCGAACTGGCCGACTGCGTGGTGGCCGGCGCCGGCAAGCGGGAGCTGACCGCCGAGGTGTTGGCGCGGCGCAGCGTGCGGCCCGCGCGGCCGTCCGTCACGGTGGTGCAGGCCATCCCCAAGGCGGAGCGTTCCGAGCTGGCCGTCGAATTGGCCACCGAGGCCGGCGCCGACGAGGTGCTCGCCTGGCAGGCCGCGCGGTGCGTGGCCCGCTGGGACAGTGCCCGCGCCGACAAGGGGCTGCGGCGCTGGCGCGCGGTGGCGCGGTCGGCGGCCCGGCAGTCGCGGCGCGCGTTCATCCCGGCGGTTTCCGGCCCGCTGGGCACCCCCGACGTCGTGGCGCGGGCCGCGGCCTGCGATGTGGTGCTGGCGTTGCACGAGTCGGCAAGCGCCGCCCTGACCGAGTTGACCGAACTCCCGTTGGCGCAGGCAAATTCGATCATGCTCGTGGTGGGTCCCGAGGGTGGTATCACCGACGCGGAGATCGCCACCCTGACTGACGCCGGGGCGCATGCGGTGCGGTTGGGGCCCACCGTGTTGCGCACCTCCACGGCGGCCGCGGTCGCGCTCGGCGCGCTGGGCGTGCTGACTCCGCGCTGGAGCTAA
- the ybeY gene encoding rRNA maturation RNase YbeY — protein MSIEVSNESGLDVSEEELISVARFVIDKMNVNPAAELSMVLLDTASMADLHMRWMDLPGPTDVMSFPMDELEPGGRPDASEPGPSMLGDIVLCPQFAAEQAKAAGHDVEHELALLTVHGVLHLLGYDHAEPDEEKEMFALQRQLLEDWYHDQAQLYRRSRQAERDSSLLGKSQYFMTPTADDQL, from the coding sequence GTGAGCATCGAGGTGTCCAACGAATCCGGGCTGGATGTCTCCGAGGAGGAGCTGATCAGCGTCGCCCGGTTCGTCATCGACAAGATGAACGTCAACCCGGCCGCGGAACTGTCGATGGTGCTGCTCGACACCGCCTCGATGGCCGATCTGCACATGCGCTGGATGGACCTGCCCGGGCCCACCGACGTGATGAGTTTCCCGATGGACGAGCTGGAGCCGGGCGGCCGGCCCGACGCCTCCGAGCCCGGGCCGTCGATGCTGGGCGACATCGTGTTGTGTCCGCAGTTCGCCGCCGAGCAGGCCAAGGCCGCCGGCCACGACGTCGAGCATGAACTGGCGCTGCTGACGGTGCACGGCGTGCTGCATCTGCTCGGGTACGACCACGCCGAGCCCGACGAGGAGAAGGAGATGTTCGCGTTGCAGCGTCAGCTGCTCGAGGACTGGTACCACGATCAGGCCCAGCTCTACCGCCGCAGCCGGCAGGCCGAGCGGGACAGCAGCCTGCTGGGTAAGTCGCAGTACTTCATGACGCCCACCGCCGACGATCAACTGTGA
- a CDS encoding GGDEF domain-containing protein — MIRTLRAWRRQPDHYYWITALLASRGAEASTTRVVSTLIASLAFLPIIMVFSPAGPQGPVNVGISLTVAAIAIGLALWWRRAHWPSRRQSLWFVTLVSVGVAAVALIQSNPVSGIFATCAFAGISGYLVFFHTARHVSTMMAATVVASAIPAYRLAQAGDPIWAGGMVTAVLVIILTATVGCQAFVEMLGQATMGRDLEPVTGLLNRAAFYEAAGTFIASRSRVDDRHLVILVVSLDNFTLFTPAHATSARVAAGRAMRETTRRDAVVAHITDSEFLVADSFAAPDASALVERIRSAIRSTPLRLTTSIGVVCTPMNGLASCPPYELLDELTALATKVMYDARRAGGNQAQYVVCERPACLDNFPGSAEDVG, encoded by the coding sequence ATGATTCGGACATTGCGTGCCTGGCGACGGCAGCCCGACCACTACTACTGGATCACGGCGCTGCTGGCCTCCCGCGGGGCGGAGGCGTCCACCACCCGCGTGGTGTCGACGCTGATCGCCAGCCTGGCGTTTCTGCCGATCATCATGGTCTTCTCCCCCGCCGGCCCGCAGGGCCCGGTCAACGTGGGCATCTCACTGACGGTCGCCGCGATCGCCATCGGGCTGGCCCTGTGGTGGCGGCGCGCGCACTGGCCGAGCCGACGGCAGTCGTTGTGGTTCGTCACGCTGGTGTCTGTGGGCGTCGCCGCCGTCGCGCTGATCCAGTCGAATCCGGTCAGCGGCATCTTCGCCACCTGTGCCTTCGCCGGAATCAGCGGCTACCTGGTCTTCTTCCACACCGCCCGGCATGTGTCGACCATGATGGCCGCGACCGTGGTCGCGAGCGCCATCCCGGCCTACCGCCTGGCCCAGGCCGGCGATCCGATCTGGGCCGGGGGCATGGTCACCGCGGTGCTGGTGATCATCCTGACCGCGACGGTGGGGTGCCAGGCCTTCGTCGAGATGCTCGGCCAGGCCACGATGGGCCGAGACCTCGAGCCGGTGACGGGACTGTTGAACCGCGCGGCGTTCTACGAAGCCGCCGGGACGTTCATCGCCTCCCGCAGCCGCGTCGACGACCGCCACCTGGTGATCCTGGTGGTCAGCCTGGACAACTTCACGTTGTTCACCCCCGCGCACGCCACCTCCGCGCGGGTCGCCGCGGGCCGCGCCATGCGCGAAACCACCCGCCGCGACGCCGTCGTCGCCCACATCACCGACAGCGAATTCCTGGTCGCCGACAGTTTCGCCGCCCCCGACGCCAGCGCCCTGGTGGAACGGATCCGCAGCGCCATCCGCAGCACCCCGCTTCGGCTGACCACCAGCATCGGCGTGGTGTGCACCCCGATGAACGGGCTGGCGTCCTGCCCGCCCTACGAGCTGCTCGACGAGTTGACGGCGCTGGCCACCAAGGTCATGTACGACGCGCGCCGAGCCGGCGGCAACCAGGCGCAGTACGTGGTCTGTGAGCGGCCGGCATGCCTGGACAACTTCCCCGGCAGCGCCGAGGACGTGGGTTAG
- a CDS encoding PhoH family protein gives MTPRETNAAPASAVSAGTSVKSSINVPPDLVVGLLGSADENLRVLERSLDADLHVRGNAVTLTGPPADVALAERVLTELLAIVGSGQTLTPDAVRHSVAMVDGAEDASPAEVLTLDILSRRGRTIRPKTLNQKRYVDAIDANTIVFGIGPAGTGKTYLAMAKAVHALQTKQVNRIILTRPAVEAGERLGFLPGTLSEKIDPYLRPLYDALHDMMDPEAIPKLMSAGVIEVAPLAYMRGRTLNDAFIILDEAQNTTPEQMKMFLTRLGFGAKIVVTGDVTQVDLPGGARSGLRAAVDILDGIDDIHVSELTSADVVRHRLVSEIVDAYEKAGARADDGIGNRATRRARR, from the coding sequence GTGACGCCCCGCGAGACAAACGCCGCTCCCGCCTCCGCAGTATCTGCGGGTACCTCGGTGAAAAGCAGCATCAATGTGCCGCCCGACCTGGTTGTGGGCCTGCTGGGCTCTGCCGACGAAAATCTGCGGGTGTTGGAACGCAGTCTGGACGCCGACCTGCATGTCCGCGGCAACGCCGTCACCCTGACCGGGCCGCCCGCCGACGTGGCGCTGGCCGAACGGGTCCTCACCGAACTTCTCGCCATCGTCGGCAGCGGTCAGACCCTGACCCCCGACGCGGTCCGCCACAGTGTCGCGATGGTCGACGGCGCGGAGGACGCGTCCCCGGCCGAGGTGCTCACGCTCGACATCCTGTCGCGCCGCGGTCGCACCATTCGCCCCAAGACGCTGAACCAGAAGCGCTATGTCGACGCGATCGACGCCAACACGATCGTGTTCGGCATCGGCCCCGCCGGCACCGGAAAGACCTACCTGGCCATGGCAAAGGCGGTGCACGCCCTGCAGACCAAGCAGGTCAACCGCATCATCCTGACCCGACCCGCGGTCGAGGCCGGCGAGCGGCTGGGCTTCCTGCCGGGCACGCTGAGCGAGAAGATCGACCCGTACCTGCGGCCGCTGTACGACGCCTTGCACGACATGATGGATCCGGAGGCGATCCCCAAGCTGATGAGCGCCGGGGTCATCGAGGTGGCGCCGTTGGCCTACATGCGCGGCCGCACCCTCAACGACGCGTTCATCATCCTCGACGAGGCGCAGAACACCACGCCCGAGCAGATGAAGATGTTCCTGACCCGGCTGGGCTTCGGCGCCAAGATCGTCGTCACCGGCGACGTCACCCAGGTGGATCTGCCCGGCGGGGCGCGGTCCGGTTTGCGTGCCGCCGTCGACATCCTGGACGGCATCGACGACATCCACGTCTCCGAACTCACCAGCGCCGACGTCGTCCGGCACCGGCTGGTCTCGGAGATCGTCGACGCCTACGAGAAGGCCGGGGCGCGAGCCGACGACGGCATCGGCAACCGCGCGACCCGGCGCGCGCGAAGGTGA
- a CDS encoding type II toxin-antitoxin system VapB family antitoxin has protein sequence MIFKGVRDGKPYPDHGLTHRDWSKIPPRQIRLDELVTTTTVLALDRLLSEDSTFYGDLFPHAVKWQGIVYLEDGLHRAVRAALRNRTILHARLFDMDVLAPA, from the coding sequence ATGATTTTCAAGGGTGTCCGGGACGGTAAGCCGTACCCCGACCACGGGTTGACCCACCGGGACTGGTCGAAAATCCCGCCTCGGCAGATCCGCCTCGACGAGTTGGTGACGACCACCACTGTGCTCGCCCTCGACCGGCTGCTCTCCGAAGACTCGACCTTCTACGGTGACTTGTTCCCGCACGCCGTGAAGTGGCAGGGCATCGTCTACCTCGAGGACGGGCTGCACCGGGCCGTGCGGGCCGCGCTGCGCAACCGCACGATCTTGCACGCGCGGCTGTTCGACATGGACGTGCTGGCCCCGGCCTGA
- the hrcA gene encoding heat-inducible transcriptional repressor HrcA, which produces MSSAEDRRFEVLRAIVADFVATKEPIGSKSLVERHNLGVSSATIRNDMAVLEAEGYIAQPHTSSGRVPTEKGYREFVDRLDHVKPMSSPERKAILNFLESGVDLDDVLRRSVRLLAQLTRQVAVVQYPTLSSSTVRHIEVVALSPARLLLVVITDSGRVDQRIVELGDPIDEHQLGQLRDLLGKALDGKKMAAASVAVADLASQLDGTGGLGDAVGRSATVLLESLVEHREERLLTGGTANLTNNTADFGGSLRSVLEALEEQVVVLKLLAAKQEAGKVTVRIGHEAQMASGAEEMAGTSVVSTTYGTMDTVYGGMGVLGPTRMDYPGTIASVAAVALYIGEVLGAR; this is translated from the coding sequence ATGAGCAGTGCCGAAGATCGTCGCTTCGAAGTGCTTCGCGCCATCGTCGCCGACTTCGTGGCGACCAAGGAGCCCATCGGGTCCAAGTCGCTGGTCGAGCGGCACAACCTCGGTGTGTCGAGCGCCACGATCCGCAACGACATGGCAGTGCTGGAGGCCGAGGGCTACATCGCCCAGCCGCACACCAGCTCCGGCCGGGTGCCCACCGAGAAGGGGTATCGGGAGTTCGTCGACCGGCTCGATCACGTCAAGCCGATGTCCTCGCCGGAACGCAAGGCCATCCTGAACTTCCTGGAGTCCGGCGTCGACCTGGACGACGTGCTGCGGCGGTCGGTGCGGCTGCTCGCTCAGCTGACCCGGCAGGTCGCCGTGGTGCAGTACCCGACGCTGTCGTCGTCGACGGTGCGACACATCGAGGTGGTCGCGCTGTCGCCGGCGCGGTTGCTGCTGGTGGTCATCACCGACTCCGGCCGCGTCGATCAGCGCATCGTCGAACTCGGCGACCCCATCGACGAACATCAGCTCGGCCAGCTGCGCGACCTGCTGGGCAAGGCGCTCGACGGCAAGAAGATGGCGGCGGCCTCGGTCGCCGTGGCCGACCTGGCCAGCCAGCTCGACGGCACCGGCGGACTGGGTGACGCCGTCGGCCGCTCGGCGACGGTGCTGCTGGAATCCCTCGTCGAACATCGTGAGGAGCGGTTGCTCACCGGCGGAACGGCCAACCTGACCAACAACACCGCGGACTTCGGCGGCTCGCTGCGCTCGGTCCTCGAGGCGCTCGAGGAGCAGGTGGTGGTGCTCAAGCTGCTGGCGGCCAAGCAGGAGGCGGGCAAGGTCACCGTGCGCATCGGGCACGAGGCCCAGATGGCCTCCGGGGCCGAGGAGATGGCCGGGACGTCGGTGGTGTCCACGACGTACGGCACAATGGACACGGTCTACGGCGGCATGGGGGTGCTCGGACCCACCCGGATGGACTATCCGGGAACTATCGCCAGCGTCGCCGCAGTTGCTCTTTACATCGGTGAGGTCTTGGGCGCTCGGTAA
- a CDS encoding hemolysin family protein: MTELAPLLGAIALVCLGGLFAAIDAAISTVSMARIEEMVRDERPGAIRLARLVHERPRFINLVVLLRIACETTATVLLVEYLRDLMTVGWALLTAAAVMVVVSFVVIGVGPRTVGRQNAYSIALASALPLQGISLLLAPISRLLILLGNALTPGRGFRNGPFASEIELREVVDLAQQSGVVADDERRMIQSVFELGDTPAREVMVPRTEMVWIESDKNAGQATSLAVRSGHSRIPVIGENVDDIVGVVYLKDLVQQTYHSVSGGSDTQIADLLRPAVFVPDSKRLDELLREMQRDRNHMVLLVDEYGAIAGLVTIEDVLEEIVGEIADEYDADEIAPIEELGDRCYRVSTRLSIEDLGELYDGVEFEDDLDVDTVGGLLGLELGRVPLPGAEVVSHGLRLRAEGGNDHRGRVRIGTVLVRPVDPEPDSDEESR, encoded by the coding sequence GTGACCGAACTGGCGCCGTTACTGGGCGCGATCGCCCTGGTGTGCCTCGGTGGGTTGTTCGCCGCCATCGACGCCGCCATCAGCACGGTGTCGATGGCGCGCATCGAGGAGATGGTGCGCGACGAGCGCCCCGGTGCCATCCGGCTGGCCCGGCTGGTCCACGAACGTCCGCGCTTCATCAACCTGGTGGTGCTGCTGCGCATCGCCTGCGAGACCACGGCCACGGTGCTGTTGGTGGAGTACCTGCGGGACCTGATGACCGTGGGGTGGGCGCTGCTGACCGCGGCCGCGGTGATGGTGGTGGTCAGCTTCGTGGTGATCGGCGTCGGGCCGCGCACCGTGGGGCGGCAGAACGCCTACTCGATCGCGCTGGCATCGGCCCTTCCACTGCAAGGGATTTCGTTGTTGCTGGCCCCGATCAGTCGGCTGCTGATCCTGCTCGGCAACGCGCTGACGCCGGGCCGTGGCTTCCGCAACGGACCGTTTGCCTCCGAGATCGAGTTGCGTGAGGTGGTGGACCTGGCCCAGCAGAGCGGCGTGGTGGCCGACGACGAACGCCGGATGATCCAGTCGGTGTTCGAACTCGGCGACACCCCGGCGCGCGAGGTGATGGTGCCGCGCACCGAGATGGTGTGGATCGAGTCGGACAAGAACGCCGGTCAGGCGACCTCGCTGGCGGTGCGCAGCGGGCATTCGCGGATCCCGGTGATCGGCGAGAACGTCGACGACATCGTCGGGGTCGTGTACCTCAAAGACCTTGTGCAGCAGACGTATCACTCGGTCAGCGGGGGCAGTGACACCCAGATCGCCGACCTGCTGCGGCCGGCAGTGTTCGTCCCGGACTCCAAGCGGCTCGACGAGTTGCTGCGCGAGATGCAGCGCGACCGCAACCACATGGTGCTGCTGGTCGACGAGTACGGCGCGATCGCCGGGCTGGTGACCATCGAGGATGTGTTGGAGGAGATCGTCGGCGAGATCGCCGACGAGTACGACGCCGACGAGATCGCCCCCATCGAGGAGCTCGGTGACCGCTGCTACCGCGTCTCGACCCGGCTGTCCATCGAGGACCTCGGCGAACTGTACGACGGCGTGGAGTTCGAGGACGACCTCGACGTGGACACCGTGGGCGGGCTGTTGGGCCTGGAACTGGGCCGGGTGCCGCTGCCCGGCGCGGAGGTGGTCTCGCACGGACTGCGGCTGCGCGCCGAGGGCGGCAACGACCATCGCGGCCGGGTGCGGATCGGCACTGTCCTGGTCAGACCCGTTGACCCAGAACCTGATTCGGATGAGGAGTCCCGGTGA
- the dnaJ gene encoding molecular chaperone DnaJ produces the protein MARDYYGLLGVSKGASDAELKRAYRKLARELHPDVNPDEEAQARFKEISAAYEVLSDPEKRRIVDLGGDPLDNASANGAGFPGGFGGLGDVFEAFFGGGTASRGPVGRVRPGSDSLLRLRLDLAECATGVTKQVTVDTAILCDRCHGKGTNGDSKPVSCDTCGGMGEVSSVQRSLLGQVMTSRPCPTCRGVGEVIPDPCHRCGGDGRVRARREISVKIPAGVGDGMRVRLAAQGEVGPGGGPAGDLYVEVHEQAHDVFVREGDHLHCTVEVPMVDAALGTTVAVDDILDGAVDIVIPPGTQPDAVITLRGHGMPHLRSGVRGDLHAHIDVVVPTKLDAADTDLLRKLKEHRGRDVAQVRSAQSGGQNNGGGIFSRLRETFSGR, from the coding sequence GTGGCACGCGACTACTACGGTCTGCTCGGCGTGAGCAAGGGCGCCAGTGATGCGGAGCTCAAGCGCGCCTACCGCAAGCTCGCGCGGGAGCTGCATCCCGACGTCAACCCGGACGAGGAGGCGCAGGCCCGGTTCAAGGAGATCTCGGCGGCCTACGAGGTGCTGTCGGATCCGGAGAAGCGGCGCATCGTCGACCTCGGCGGCGACCCGTTGGACAACGCCTCCGCAAACGGCGCCGGGTTCCCCGGCGGCTTCGGCGGCCTCGGCGACGTCTTCGAGGCGTTCTTCGGCGGCGGCACCGCCTCGCGGGGGCCCGTCGGCCGGGTGCGCCCGGGCTCGGATTCGCTGCTGCGGTTGCGGCTGGATCTCGCCGAGTGCGCGACGGGAGTGACCAAGCAGGTCACCGTCGACACCGCCATCTTGTGCGACCGCTGCCACGGCAAGGGCACCAACGGCGACTCCAAGCCGGTGTCCTGCGACACCTGCGGCGGCATGGGCGAGGTGTCCAGCGTGCAGCGGTCGCTGCTGGGTCAGGTGATGACCTCGCGGCCCTGCCCCACCTGCCGTGGCGTCGGCGAGGTGATCCCCGACCCGTGTCACCGCTGCGGCGGCGACGGCCGGGTGCGGGCGCGCCGGGAGATCAGCGTGAAGATCCCCGCCGGCGTGGGCGACGGCATGCGCGTGCGGCTCGCGGCCCAGGGCGAGGTGGGTCCCGGCGGCGGCCCGGCCGGCGACCTCTACGTCGAGGTGCACGAACAGGCGCACGACGTCTTCGTCCGCGAGGGCGACCACCTTCATTGCACGGTCGAGGTGCCGATGGTCGACGCCGCGCTGGGCACCACCGTCGCTGTCGACGACATCCTCGACGGCGCGGTCGACATCGTCATCCCGCCCGGCACCCAGCCCGACGCGGTGATCACCCTCCGCGGCCACGGCATGCCGCATCTGCGCTCCGGGGTGCGCGGCGACCTGCACGCCCACATCGACGTTGTGGTGCCCACCAAGCTCGACGCGGCCGACACCGACCTGCTGCGCAAGCTCAAGGAACACCGCGGCCGCGACGTCGCGCAGGTGCGGTCGGCCCAGTCGGGCGGTCAGAACAACGGCGGCGGCATCTTCAGCCGGTTGCGCGAGACCTTCTCGGGTCGCTGA
- a CDS encoding CAP domain-containing protein — protein MRMRNVAVGSALGVVATMSFATVAAPPAAQADNRRLNDGVVANVATMHERADCPTKIKINPKLRLAAQWHTNDVLHNRALDGDIGSDGSTVADRARNAGYAGTVSETVAINPALAINGVEILNQWWYRPDYHAIMHDCANVDIGVWSANSLDRSVVVAVYGTGDGAAPVPAPPRQFGQRPPNHP, from the coding sequence ATGAGGATGCGCAACGTCGCGGTGGGATCCGCGCTGGGTGTGGTGGCAACGATGAGCTTCGCGACGGTGGCCGCGCCGCCCGCGGCCCAGGCCGACAATCGTCGACTCAACGACGGTGTGGTGGCCAACGTCGCCACCATGCACGAGCGCGCCGACTGCCCCACCAAGATCAAGATCAACCCGAAGTTGCGCCTGGCCGCCCAGTGGCACACCAACGACGTGCTGCACAACCGCGCCCTCGACGGCGACATCGGCTCCGACGGGTCCACCGTCGCCGACCGCGCGCGCAACGCCGGTTACGCCGGGACCGTGTCGGAGACGGTGGCGATCAACCCGGCGCTGGCGATCAACGGCGTCGAGATCCTCAACCAGTGGTGGTACCGGCCGGATTACCACGCCATCATGCATGACTGCGCCAACGTCGACATCGGCGTGTGGTCGGCGAACAGCCTCGACCGCAGCGTGGTCGTCGCGGTGTACGGCACCGGCGACGGGGCCGCCCCGGTCCCGGCACCGCCCCGACAGTTCGGCCAGCGGCCGCCGAATCACCCGTAG